Proteins from a genomic interval of Quercus lobata isolate SW786 chromosome 11, ValleyOak3.0 Primary Assembly, whole genome shotgun sequence:
- the LOC115968231 gene encoding LYR motif-containing protein At3g19508-like, which produces MEKALRVYGEVLRLVRRLPKDTRPYYAKYARENFVNYREVDAKDSNALDELFHRAYNHSIWVLNKYSVDKSVGDKLKEICFP; this is translated from the exons ATGGAGAAAGCGCTGAGAGTCTATGGTGAGGTATTGAGGCTAGTGAGGCGGTTGCCAAAGGACACAAGGCCTTACTACGCCAAGTACGCCCGTGAAAACTTCGTCAACTACAGAGAGGTCGACGCCAAAGATTCCAATGCCCTTGACGAGCTCTTCCACCGCGCTTACAACCACTCCATCTGGGTCCTCAACAAG TATTCGGTGGATAAATCGGTGGGGGATAAGCTGAAGGAGATCTGCTTTCCTTAG
- the LOC115968229 gene encoding putative calcium-transporting ATPase 13, plasma membrane-type, translated as MSTLRFRKPSEIGDEGQEDLWSVSKTHKRRWRMAFTAISFTRLLFSLSKKVLDKDGSLLRTLSYVAIDVQRINEDSPRDNKPVSLLTVDPKKLRDTVRDKNFESLSEFGGVKELALILETDVKNGINGCEADLIHRQNVFGANKYQKPPPKMFLRFVFDAFKDTTILILLACAVLSLGFGIKQHGWEDGWYDGGSIILAVFLVVAVSAVSDFKQSKQFQKLSTKSSDIRVEVVRDGRRQPISIFDVVVGDIVCLKIGDQVPSDGLFLEGHSLKVDESSMTGESEHIEINQGNPFMLSGTKVTDGYGFMLVTSVGMNTAWGEMMSSINRDLNEETPLQARLNKLTSYIGKIGLLVAALVLVVMLIRYFTGNTRDDKGNKEFIGSKTKFNDVMNVVVSIVSAAVTIIVVAIPEGLPLAVTLTLAYSMKCMMADNAMVRKLSSCETMGSATIICTDKTGTLTLNEMKVTEFWLGKEAVKDDTFAGLAGNILKLLQQAVSLNTTGTVYKPHSTSVPEISGSPTEKAILSWAVFNLNTSVEAVKQNYNIIQVEAFNSEKKRSGVLVKRNNEKTIHTHWKGAAEMTLAMCSTYYDREGVLKVMDEEEKLQLETIIKNMAQKSLRCIAFAYKEAEEESGQVLEKLEENGLTLLGLLGLKDPCRPGVSAAVESCRAAGVNIKMITGDNVHTARAIALECKILNPYEDLDDEAVVEGVQFRNYSPEERMEKVDKILVMARSSPFDKLLMVQCLKHKGHVVAVTGDGTNDAPALKEADIGLSMGIQGTEVAKESSDIVILDDNFTSVVTVLRWGRCVYTNIQKFLQFQLTVNVAALVINFVAAVSSGKVPLTAVQLLWVNLIMDTLGALALATEKPTNDLMAKPPVGRSEPLITRIMWRNLIAQAVYQVTILLVLQFKGKSIFGVKESIKSTLIFNTFVLCQVFNEFNARKLEKKNIFKGILTNKLFMAIVGITIVLQLVIVEFLKRFANTERLDWGQWGVCIGLAALSWPIGWLVKCIPVSSKQLGNQRASVS; from the coding sequence ATGTCTACTTTGAGGTTTCGAAAGCCTAGCGAGATAGGTGATGAAGGACAAGAAGACTTGTGGTCAGTCTCCAAGACCCACAAACGGAGATGGAGGATGGCTTTCACAGCCATATCTTTCACCAGgctccttttttctttgtccAAGAAAGTCCTTGACAAGGATGGCTCTCTCTTGCGCACCCTTTCCTACGTTGCCATTGACGTGCAGCGTATCAACGAGGACTCCCCACGTGACAACAAACCCGTTTCTTTGCTTACTGTTGATCCAAAGAAGCTCCGCGATACGGTAAGGGACAAAAACTTTGAGTCTTTGAGTGAGTTTGGAGGGGTTAAAGAACTTGCTTTAATTCTTGAAACTGATGTAAAAAACGGTATCAATGGCTGTGAGGCTGATCTTATTCATAGACAGAATGTTTTTGGTGccaacaaataccaaaaaccaCCACCAAAAATGTTTCTAAGATTTGTGTTTGATGCATTTAAAGATACgactattttaatattattggCATGTGCTGTACTCTCTCTTGGCTTTGGTATCAAGCAACATGGTTGGGAAGATGGGTGGTATGATGGTGGGAGTATTATTCTTGCTGTCTTTTTGGTGGTTGCTGTGTCTGCAGTGAGTGACTTTAAACAATCAAAGCAATTTCAGAAGCTTTCAACAAAGAGTAGTGATATAAGAGTGGAAGTTGTGAGAGATGGGAGGCGCCAACCTATATCGATATTTGATGTTGTTGTGGGTGATATTGTGTGCTTAAAGATTGGTGATCAAGTTCCCTCTGATGGGTTATTCTTGGAAGGGCATTCTTTGAAGGTGGATGAGTCTAGCATGACTGGTGAAAGTGAACACATTGAGATCAATCAAGGGAATCCCTTTATGTTATCAGGCACAAAGGTCACAGATGGCTATGGTTTCATGCTCGTCACTTCTGTGGGCATGAACACTGCATGGGGTGAGATGATGAGTTCTATAAATCGTGACTTGAATGAGGAGACGCCATTGCAAGCACGCCTCAACAAGCTAACTTCTTATATAGGGAAGATTGGTCTGTTGGTGGCTGCACTTGTTCTTGTTGTTATGTTGATTCGGTACTTCACAGGGAACACTAGAGATGACAAAGGAAACAAGGAATTCATTGGCAGCAAGACAAAGTTTAATGATGTGATGAATGTAGTAGTGAGTATTGTCTCTGCTGCCGTTACCATCATTGTGGTGGCTATTCCAGAAGGCTTACCTCTGGCTGTTACTCTAACTCTGGCTTATTCAATGAAATGCATGATGGCTGATAATGCTATGGTCAGAAAACTATCTTCTTGCGAGACAATGGGCTCGGCTACAATAATCTGCACAGACAAAACAGGCACTCTTACACTAAATGAAATGAAAGTTACAGAGTTTTGGCTTGGAAAGGAAGCAGTGAAAGATGACACTTTTGCGGGTTTGGCAGGTAATATTCTCAAACTACTACAACAAGCAGTTAGCTTAAACACAACTGGTACAGTATACAAACCACATTCTACATCAGTTCCTGAAATTTCTGGTAGTCCAACTGAGAAAGCAATTCTTTCTTGGGCTGTGTTTAATTTAAATACAAGTGTTGAAGCAGTAAAGCAGAATTATAACATAATCCAGGTAGAGGCCTTCAAttcagagaaaaagagaagtggGGTTTTGGTGAAGAGGAACAATGAGAAGACCATTCATACTCATTGGAAGGGAGCTGCTGAAATGACATTAGCCATGTGTTCTACGTATTATGATAGAGAAGGGGTACTGAAAGTAATGGATGAGGAAGAAAAGTTGCAGCTTGAGACTATTATTAAGAATATGGCACAAAAAAGCCTAAGATGCATTGCATTTGCCTACAAAGAAGCTGAAGAAGAAAGTGGACAAGTACTTGAGAAGCTTGAAGAAAATGGGCTGACATTATTAGGGTTACTTGGTTTGAAGGATCCATGTCGGCCAGGAGTCAGTGCAGCTGTGGAGTCTTGCAGGGCTGCTGGAGTGAATATCAAAATGATCACTGGTGACAATGTGCATACAGCAAGGGCTATTGCCCTTGAATGCAAGATTCTCAATCCTTATGAGGATTTGGATGATGAAGCTGTAGTTGAAGGGGTGCAATTTAGAAATTACTCACCTGAAGAGAGAATGGAAAAAGTTGACAAAATCCTTGTAATGGCCAGGTCATCTCCTTTTGACAAACTTCTTATGGTACAATGCTTGAAGCATAAAGGTCATGTGGTTGCAGTTACAGGTGATGGAACTAATGATGCACCTGCACTAAAGGAAGCAGACATTGGGCTTTCAATGGGGATCCAAGGAACTGAAGTGGCAAAAGAGAGCTCAGATATAGTCATCTTGGATGACAATTTTACCTCTGTGGTGACAGTATTGAGGTGGGGAAGGTGTGTATACACTAATATTCAAAAATTTCTTCAGTTTCAACTCACAGTGAATGTTGCTGCCCTTGTTATCAACTTTGTTGCAGCTGTTTCTTCTGGTAAGGTCCCTTTGACTGCAGTCCAACTATTATGGGTGAATCTGATAATGGATACATTGGGAGCTTTAGCCTTGGCTACTGAGAAACCCACTAATGATCTTATGGCAAAGCCACCTGTTGGTCGATCGGAGCCACTTATAACAAGAATCATGTGGAGGAATCTCATAGCACAGGCTGTGTATCAAGTAACCATCttattggttttacaatttaAGGGAAAATCCATTTTTGGTGTAAAGGAGAGCATTAAGAGCACCCTCATTTTCAATACTTTTGTCCTCTGCCAAGTATTCAATGAATTTAACGCAAGGAAATTGGAGAAGAAGAATATATTCAAAGGGATACTTACGAACAAGCTATTTATGGCAATTGTTGGGATCACCATAGTTCTTCAACTGGTGATTGTGGAGTTTCTGAAGAGGTTTGCCAATACTGAGAGACTGGATTGGGGGCAATGGGGTGTTTGCATTGGACTTGCAGCTTTGTCATGGCCAATTGGTTGGCTTGTAAAGTGCATCCCAGTTTCAAGCAAGCAGTTGGGAAACCAAAGAGCTTCTGTATCCTGA